In Paenibacillus xylanilyticus, the genomic window ATATATCCAATCTCATATTCAATCCGCAGCATTTGAGGCTGCCCACTCTCATTGACCACATCGAACGAGAATTCCAGCTCTTCGCCAACGGCAATCGTATCCCGTGCAAGCTGAAGCTGCTCAACGTGCACGGCATCCTGCTCAACATAGCCAAAGAGGGCGAGGGCTTTGGGATGCCCCTTTTTGAGCAGTGAGCGGCTTGCGTGGCGGACAATCCAGTCGGTATGTGGATGATGACCGTACCAGGTGGAGGCGAGATCCAGAACCAGATCAGGATGGTCTTTCGAGATATCGTTGAGATGGTTGGCTACACTTTTCCGTACATAGAGGGACTCGTCCTGTTTCAAGGCGTGGAGAATGGGAAGTGTTGGTGTTGGATCTGCAATCAAACTGCGCAGCTTGGAACCCCATGGCAGGATAGGGCGGCTTCCTTCGCTGGCAAGTCTGCGAATATGCTCGTTGTCACTACTTGTCCATTCCATCATCCGTCTCAACGTCTCGATCGGATACCGTTCAATAAACGGGCGCACCGCAAACTCCGAGCTGGAATAAGGTGTGAAGACCGTCAGGTACTTCATGGACAATTCATAATGTTCAGGCGCTAGTCCGTTCACCTCGATATAATCAGGGACAAACAAATACTCAACCCCTCGCAGCTGTGGTGCCGCCTGTTCGAGGACATGCAGCGCTTCCTCATAGGAAGAGGGCAGTACTTCAGTCAGGGCCTGTGTAATGCGGCGAATACGTGCCTTGAATTCTGCCTGTTCCCAGCCTTCGGCAAACACGAGATCACGAAAATGAGCCTTATCCAGGGCAGGGTAATATTGATGCAGCAGTTCGCCGGTCCGATCAATTAATCCGGGCGTATATTTATCCTTAAACAGTTCCATGGTCCGCCTCCTTTATCTACTACCCAGTATACCTTAATTTACAGGAATAAGAACATAGGTTCCTGATTTTTTTATTTGAGATATTTTATATCAGATAGGAGTGTACAGTTAAGGCAATAACCGGGCATGCTCGTAAAGAAGGTGAAGGCACCTTCCTTATTCAAGGGAGAGGTGCCTGAGGAAATGGTTAACGTTTGCTGCTTGGGGGACGGCGCTTGGTGGAAGTTGTTTTGCGACGAGTGGTATTACTGCTGCGGCGACGAGGTGTAGTCGTAGTAGACTTCTTGCGGCGTTTGCGCGGCCGGGGCGGTGTGTATTCCTCATAGTCGGCCTCAGCAGGGCTGCTCTTGTTTTTCCCTTTTCCAAAAGGCAGGATGCCCATAACAAGCTTCATCATAGGGGCCATTTGCTGAATGCCGCCGACAACCTTCTGCATTTTACCAATGCCGCTCATAATACCGTCGATTCCGCCGAAGCGGTCGATCATTCCTTTTAATTCACCAAGATTGGCCAGTGAGAACCCGGAACTGCTGGAAGCCGCAGGTGTCTCAACAGGAACTGGAGGAGCAACAGGGGCGCCGCCGCCAAACAGGTTACCCCCAGGTGCGCCTTGCCCGTAAGGTACAAGTGCAGATGCCTCCACTTCACCGTAGACCGGATAGTAGGGTTCTACTCCGGGGTACACCGGCTGAACTGGGGTTTCATTCAATGAACGCTGTACCGCACCGGGCGGAGCATAGGCAGAAGTGTGCGCCTGTCGCTGTGAATAGGAAGACGGACGCTGCCGTGGTGTGGGCTGGCGATGATAATAATGCTGTGGCATGAACGATCACGTTCCTTCTATATGGATTTCGGAAATGCGTTCCTTCAACTGTCAGGTCCAATAGGCGTGAACAGACCTTGATGGAACTCCCTTTTGCTATACTGTATGTCATTCGCGGAGAGACGGCGTAGGCGGGTGTCACGGAAAACGGGATATTTGCGGAATTGGGCGCAGGGGACAAGGGAGGATCACAATCCTGGAAAAGGGAAGCGTGTACACAAAATTGTAACAATTAGGAGGGTTAAATCCCTACGTAAGTAATCGGGAATATACAGGTGAAAAATGGGATATATCGCAGGAATTATGGTTGGTGTCCACGTGTGGAGGACAATAGTACCTAATGGAAGCGGTAACATGTATTTTTATTCTGTAGTGCGTGAAATCGTTAACGCTTGAAATACCAACTCAGTGTGAGTACAATGAAGGTACACAGTAACCGCTAGGGGATGATGATGAAATGCAGCTGAAAAAGCTAAATGATAAAAGTATTGAACAACTATTTGAGGCCATTCTCACTCTGAAAGATATTGAAGAGTGCTACGTGTTTTTTGATGACCTCTGCACGGTAAACGAGATTCAATCCATGTCCCAGCGGCTGGAAGTTGCTCGTATGCTTGGTAAAGGCAACACGTATAATCAGATCGAAGCAGAGACAGGAGCTAGTACAGCTACGATCTCCCGCGTGAAGCGCTGCCTGAACTATGGCAATGATGGTTATAAAATGACATTAGAACGTCTGGGTCGCTAAGATGAAGAAACCGGGTGTACTGATCATTAGTCACGGTTCTCAGGAGCAGACCTGGGTAGAATCCGTCGATGACGCGGTCTCCCGGCTTAATCTGCCTGACGATCTGCCTGTTGAAGCTTCATTTCTTGAACTTGTGGAAGGACGCCTGATCCAGGACGGTATCAACCGACTGGAAGCACAGAGCGTAACCGATATATTGGTCGTACCGCTATTCGTTTCATCTGGCAGCACTCATGTGGATGAAATTGAATATGCGATCGGCGCGAAGGAAGCACCGGAACGGGAAACGGATCTGGAACCCTTTCAGGTAACTGCAAGGGTACATTTCGGTTATCCTGTGGATAACGACCCGGATATTGCCGTGATGGTGTGGGATAAGGTGAAATCGCTGTCCCGGGAGCCGAAGCAGGAGACGATTCTACTGGTTGGGCACGGGAGCATTCACGATGGATTCCGTCAGCGCTGGGAGACAGGCATCTCCTCACTCGCACAGCGGGTACAGGATGTCAGTGGCGTTGCCCATACGGATTATGCACTCCTCAATCCGGAGAGTGTATATGACAAGGCGAAATACTGGAGCCAGGAGCAGGGAACCCGCGTTATTGTGGCGCCGCTGTTTTTGAGTGCCGGCTATTTTACTATGAACGTCATTCCAGGCAGGCTGAAGGAACTGGACTATGCGTACAGCGGTGAGACGCTGCTGCCGCATCCGCTTCTGGGGAACTGGCTGGAGCGTCAAATTCAACTTTTACTGGACAAATGTAATGAGGGTAAGGCCCTTTCGTAAGAAGGGGACGAGCACTTTAAAATTATAGACAAGAAAACCACGTCCTTCGGACGTGGTTTTCTTATTGCGGCTGGTGTTGCTTGAGGTGGAGCTTATCCTTGAACCACGAGTGCAGGCAGGCTCAGATGAAGCTCCAATAATGCAATTATTTGATCGACCATATCCTCTGCAGAATAAGGCATGGCATTCATAATCCACCATTCTATCAGACCTACGGCAGCAGAAGCGAGGAACTGTATAGTGATCTCTTTGCTCATGCCTCCCTGAACGCCGCATGCATCCATCTGTTCCTCTACGCCCTGAATCATAATCGTCATGAGTTTGCTCCGGAAGGCGGGAATTCCTTTTTTCGTAAGGAGAGTGGTATAGATGGATGCATGTTCCTCGAGATAACGGAAGGTTCGCAGCAGCGCGTCTTTTGCCGTCATTGGCGTTGGATAATGATCGATCATGCAGCTGTCCACCAATTGCTGCAGGTACGTCTCGATACAGCGGTCCAGCAGATCATACTTGTCTGTATAGTGCAGATAGATCGTTCCACGGTTAACATTGGCGCGATCTGCGATATCATTGATTGTCATTTGCTCGAAATCCTTCTCATCCAGCAATCCAACAAAAGCCTCCATGATGGCCTTTGTGGTTTTAAGTACGCGTCTGTCCATGGCGCCTCCTCTACATGCTTCTTCGTTTTCTGTATTTCTCTCTATGAATTGTTTACGCTTTTCAACAAAAAGGAGTATTTCGTTGAATAATCAACGAAAGCGGGTTTTTTAGCGATTGAAGCCCGAAAGCGGCTTTGATACTCTTATTTTATCAACAACTGTTCATAAAGCAACGATTATTCATCATAACGAAACTGAGGGGAATCAAATGAAAATATTGGTCTATGGTGCAGGTGTGTTAGGCAGTCAGCTGGCCCACGTTCTGGTACGTGGAGGAAATGACGTTACGGTTCTCGCCAGAGGGAAACGGGCGGAGGAGTTGGATAGGGATGGCGTAGTCATTCGGCATGTATTTCAGTTTAGAAAAACGGTTGATCCAGTTCGGGTAACAAGAGAATTAAAAGCGGAAGATGTTTACGATCTCATTTTCGTGGTCATGAAATATAATGATTTTCCTTCGGTGTTACCTATTCTCGCGAATAACCGGAGCACCAACATCGTGATTGTAGGGAACAATGCAGATGCGCGAAGCATGCAGACCTATCTCGAAGACAACAGCCTAGTGGATAAGCAAGTCGCGTTTGGTTTTCACGTTAGCGGAGGGAAGCGTCACCGGGATCGGATGATGTCCATAGGCGGAGCAAAGGGATTGATGGTGATTGGCGCACTGGACGGTAAGATTCCTTTTCAACCTCTGCTGAATCAGGCCTTTGCAAAAGCAAAGTATAAGCTGGATGTGATTGAGGATATCGACGCTTGGCTGAAGAGTCACCTCATCCCGATTCTGATGCTGAATGCCGTAAGCTTCAATGAAGAGCGAGAGTTGCAGAAGCTGGAGGGAAAGCGAGAGCAGCTCCTGCACATGATCGGCGCCTTGGATGAGGGAATTGCTGTACTGGAGGCGATGGGCATCGACATGATTCCCCGAGCACAGGCGAAGCTGATCCGCAAGCATAAGCGGCTGCTGTACCTTTTGCTGAAGATCTACAGCATGCTTCCGGTGCATAAACTAGTTGCAGGTTCTTATGGCGAAATAGAGGCAATGGACCGGGCATTTACCGATTGGAAAAGCGTCACGAATGTACCTACACCCCATTGGGATGCACTCCGAAGGGATTTTACCATCCTATAATAAGATATGCACATGGTAAAATCATCTTTCTGTTGCTCAAAACTTCGATCCCGATTACAATAAAACCAACTAATAAAATGGGGATAAGGAGATATGAGGATGCGGGAAGTGCCTATGCGTTATGTCAAAGCGAATCAGGTCGGGATCGTGCTGTTTGTACTCCTGTCGTTTGGGTTCAATCAGCCGCTTATCTTGGGTGCGTTGTGGATCATTCAGGTGGTCGGGCTCGTCTCTGGCGGGAAGCTGAATCTATTTGTCCAGATCGGGAAGGCTGTACTTAAGGGAAAAGGTACGGAAACCCAGGCAGTAGAGCTGCAGCGCTTCAATAATATTCTGGCGGTTGTGTTCCTGTCTCTGGCTCTCATCTCATTCTCCTTGAGCTGGCAGGTAGCCGGTTATCTGTTCTCCGGAATGCTCCTGCTTGCAGCGGGTGCTGCCCTGCTCGGTTATTGTGTGGGCTGCACCGTATATTTCTGGTACAAACAGCTTCGTGCAGGCAGACGAATCGGCTTCTAAACGGATGATGAATGTAAAATATAAGGTAACGTGGATGCGGCTTCGTGATTCGGAGCCGTTTCTTTGTGCTTTTTGAAGGAGATAAAGGTTAAATTCTTGTCAGACGGGCAGAATGGGTGTCTATGAAATGGGTTAAATACAGTTGAAGAGAAAATCGCTGAATGTGTAAAATGAGAGGGAACCTGCTTGCCGGATGGCGTAAATACGTTACAGGCTAGGACATCTTCACATTTGATGATATGATAGAATATAAAGGCTCTGGAATGAGATGGAATTCCTTATGCATAGATATAGGTATGGATGAAGATTCGGGCAGGATTAACTGACGTGGGTGATCATGTAAAAGGTTCCCCGGTTGTGGACGCTCGCAAGTGAAAGAGAATGAGGTCGTTCAGACTCATGGATAATGTGGAATAGGTGGCGTATGAGATGAAAAAGGCTCGCTTAATATATAATCCGACCTCAGGCCGGGAAGAAATGAAGAAACGTCTGGCTGATGTGCTGCAGCGTTTGGATCAAGGTGGCATCGAAGCTTCAGTACACGCAACAACGGGCGAGGGAGATGCAACCCGTGAAGCGGAGCTCGCAATTGAGCGTGGTTATGACATGATTATTGCCGCTGGCGGCGATGGTACACTGTACGAAGTCATCAACGGCATGGCTGAGCGGGAGAATCGTCCGCCACTGGGTGTATTCCCTTTGGGAACAACGAATGATTTTGCGCGTGCGCTCGGGATTCCGAGACAGTGGGAGGATTATGTGGATCTGGTCATTAACCAGCAGACCCGTCCGCTCGATCTGGGTAAGGCAAATGATAAATACTTCATTAATATCGCAGGCGGCGGCTCGTTGACCGAATTGACATATGAGGTGCCAAGCCGTCTGAAAACGATGATCGGACAGCTTGCCTATTATATGAAGGGTATCGAGAAGATGGCCAGCCTGTCTCCGCAGGAGCTGATTATCCGCGCGGCAGGCCAGGAAGAGATTCATGACGAATTCATGCTGTTCCTGATCGCCAACACGAATTCTGTCGGGGGCTTCGAGAAGCTTGCACCAGGGGCGACGATAGACGATGGAATGTTCGATGTGATCGGTGTACGCAAATGTAATCTGGCCGACATGATCCGCCTCGTTACACTCGCGCTGCGTGGGGAACATCTGAACGATAAGAAAGTACTTCATTTCCAGACGGATTATATGGAAGTGACTTCGCCGGGATACGTACAGCTGAACCTGGATGGGGAGCTTGGCGGCACATTGCCTGCAACGTTCCAGAACCTCCAGCATCACCTGCTGTTGTATCGTTAAGAGAATAGGTGATGGTACGGGTGGCAGTGCGTTTTTCCAGTTGCCGTCTGCGTGGGGATCACGTATAATCTCAGGGTGAAATTGAAAAGATGAAGTGGAATGAACTCCCCATGCGTGGGGTGATATATAAGAAGAAAGAAGTGAATGTACGTTGTCTAATACGAACCGCAGCGGTCGTGGAAAAAACCGCCGGAATTCGGCTGCCTCTCAGGGGCAAGGGAATGCGATGGCATCCCGTCAGCCAGGTAAATCATCTCGTCCATCATCACGTCAGCAAGGGAAAGAGGTGCGGCCACAAGGCGCATCTCTTTCTGCCGTTCGTCCGAAGGGACGTGCACGTGAATCCGCGCCGATCGAAGGACTTCCGGTCAGCAAAAACGAAGAGACCGTCATCGACATCATTGGCATGAACCATGATGGTGAGGGTGTAGGCCGTGCGAATGGTTACACGCTCTTCGTACAAGGTGCGCTCCCGGGTGAAACCGTCCGCGTACGCGTGATGAAGACCAAGAAGCAGTACGGCTACGCCAAGCTGCTGGAGATCGTGAAGGCGAGTCCGGATCGCGTATCTGCTCCGTGCCCGATCTATGATCAGTGCGGCGGCTGCCAGATCCAGCATATGAGCTACGCCGGACAGCTTGCGTGGAAGCGCCAGCTCGTAGTGGATAATTTGCAGCGGATCGGGAAGCTGAACGTGATGGTGGAGGATGCAGGCGCTCAGGGTGATGAAGCGAACCGGAATAGACTGTCTGAAGAGAATGTGGATCAGGCAGCTGAACCAGCTATTACAGAAGAACAAGGGAATGGCAGTAATCGTATTCGTCTTCGGCTGGAAGGTGTCATGAACGAAGAAGCTGCTGAGCAAGGTATTCGTGTGCTGCCTACCATGGGTATGAACGAGCCGTGGCGTTACCGCAACAAGGCACAGGTGCCTATTGGCGTGACCGAAGGTGGCTTGGTGGGTGGATTTTATGCCAAAGGAAGCCATCGGATCATCGACATGGAGACCTGCCTTATTCAGCATGAGCATAACGACGAAGTGGTAGCGAAGGTGAAGGAGATCGGCAGCCATCTGGGAATCAGCGCATACAACGAAGAGACAGGCCGCGGCCTGCTGCGTCATGTGGTCGTGAAGAAGGCATTCCGCACAGGTGAGATGATGCTTGTTCTGGTTACCAATGGCCGGGATATCCCGCATAAGGATGAATGGATCGGCAGTATTCGTGAAGCGATCCCGCATGTGGCGAGCATCTGCCAGAACGTGAACAAGAAACAAACCAATGTCATCTTCGGCGATGAAACCCGCGTCCTGTGGGGCCGTGACGTGATCTACGATTATATCGGGGATGTGCAGTTTGCCATCTCTCCACGTTCGTTCTATCAGGTCAACCCAGTACAGACAGAAGTGCTGTACGGGAAGACAGTAGAATACGCTGGGCTGAGCGGCAAAGAGACGGTTATTGATGCCTACTGCGGCATCGGTACAATCTCTCTTTTCCTCGCGCAGCATGCGGATCAGGTGTATGGGGTAGAGATCGTGCCTGAAGCCATCGATGACGCTCGCAGCAATGCGCTGCTGAACGAGATGAAGAACGTGAAGTTCGAGGTTGGTGCATCGGAAGATGTCATCCCGCGCTGGAAAGAGCAAGGCATCGAAGCAGACGTTATCGTTGTCGATCCGCCGCGTAAAGGCTGCGATCCACGTTTGCTGGATACAATCCTGGAGATGAAGCCGGAGCGTGTGGTGTACGTGAGCTGTAATCCAAGCACCTTGGCACGTGATCTGCGTGTGCTGGAGGATGGCGGTTACCGGACGGTTGAGGTAACGCCGGTGGACATGTTCCCGCATACGGTGCATGTGGAGTCGGTGGCGATGTTGGTGAAGAGTGGTGTAACTCCATAATATACCCGTGCTATTCGTAATAAACTCGTGCTAAAAATCGAATAAAGACGTGATAAATCGTTGGGGGATAGAGGTGTGGGCATCCATTTATGTCTCCAACCGTCCTATAATTGTAACGACGAAGC contains:
- a CDS encoding diacylglycerol kinase, whose amino-acid sequence is MKKARLIYNPTSGREEMKKRLADVLQRLDQGGIEASVHATTGEGDATREAELAIERGYDMIIAAGGDGTLYEVINGMAERENRPPLGVFPLGTTNDFARALGIPRQWEDYVDLVINQQTRPLDLGKANDKYFINIAGGGSLTELTYEVPSRLKTMIGQLAYYMKGIEKMASLSPQELIIRAAGQEEIHDEFMLFLIANTNSVGGFEKLAPGATIDDGMFDVIGVRKCNLADMIRLVTLALRGEHLNDKKVLHFQTDYMEVTSPGYVQLNLDGELGGTLPATFQNLQHHLLLYR
- a CDS encoding DUF4395 domain-containing protein; its protein translation is MREVPMRYVKANQVGIVLFVLLSFGFNQPLILGALWIIQVVGLVSGGKLNLFVQIGKAVLKGKGTETQAVELQRFNNILAVVFLSLALISFSLSWQVAGYLFSGMLLLAAGAALLGYCVGCTVYFWYKQLRAGRRIGF
- a CDS encoding ketopantoate reductase family protein, whose product is MKILVYGAGVLGSQLAHVLVRGGNDVTVLARGKRAEELDRDGVVIRHVFQFRKTVDPVRVTRELKAEDVYDLIFVVMKYNDFPSVLPILANNRSTNIVIVGNNADARSMQTYLEDNSLVDKQVAFGFHVSGGKRHRDRMMSIGGAKGLMVIGALDGKIPFQPLLNQAFAKAKYKLDVIEDIDAWLKSHLIPILMLNAVSFNEERELQKLEGKREQLLHMIGALDEGIAVLEAMGIDMIPRAQAKLIRKHKRLLYLLLKIYSMLPVHKLVAGSYGEIEAMDRAFTDWKSVTNVPTPHWDALRRDFTIL
- a CDS encoding tyrosine protein kinase, whose amino-acid sequence is MPQHYYHRQPTPRQRPSSYSQRQAHTSAYAPPGAVQRSLNETPVQPVYPGVEPYYPVYGEVEASALVPYGQGAPGGNLFGGGAPVAPPVPVETPAASSSSGFSLANLGELKGMIDRFGGIDGIMSGIGKMQKVVGGIQQMAPMMKLVMGILPFGKGKNKSSPAEADYEEYTPPRPRKRRKKSTTTTPRRRSSNTTRRKTTSTKRRPPSSKR
- a CDS encoding YerC/YecD family TrpR-related protein, which produces MQLKKLNDKSIEQLFEAILTLKDIEECYVFFDDLCTVNEIQSMSQRLEVARMLGKGNTYNQIEAETGASTATISRVKRCLNYGNDGYKMTLERLGR
- the rlmD gene encoding 23S rRNA (uracil(1939)-C(5))-methyltransferase RlmD, translated to MSNTNRSGRGKNRRNSAASQGQGNAMASRQPGKSSRPSSRQQGKEVRPQGASLSAVRPKGRARESAPIEGLPVSKNEETVIDIIGMNHDGEGVGRANGYTLFVQGALPGETVRVRVMKTKKQYGYAKLLEIVKASPDRVSAPCPIYDQCGGCQIQHMSYAGQLAWKRQLVVDNLQRIGKLNVMVEDAGAQGDEANRNRLSEENVDQAAEPAITEEQGNGSNRIRLRLEGVMNEEAAEQGIRVLPTMGMNEPWRYRNKAQVPIGVTEGGLVGGFYAKGSHRIIDMETCLIQHEHNDEVVAKVKEIGSHLGISAYNEETGRGLLRHVVVKKAFRTGEMMLVLVTNGRDIPHKDEWIGSIREAIPHVASICQNVNKKQTNVIFGDETRVLWGRDVIYDYIGDVQFAISPRSFYQVNPVQTEVLYGKTVEYAGLSGKETVIDAYCGIGTISLFLAQHADQVYGVEIVPEAIDDARSNALLNEMKNVKFEVGASEDVIPRWKEQGIEADVIVVDPPRKGCDPRLLDTILEMKPERVVYVSCNPSTLARDLRVLEDGGYRTVEVTPVDMFPHTVHVESVAMLVKSGVTP
- a CDS encoding DNA alkylation repair protein → MELFKDKYTPGLIDRTGELLHQYYPALDKAHFRDLVFAEGWEQAEFKARIRRITQALTEVLPSSYEEALHVLEQAAPQLRGVEYLFVPDYIEVNGLAPEHYELSMKYLTVFTPYSSSEFAVRPFIERYPIETLRRMMEWTSSDNEHIRRLASEGSRPILPWGSKLRSLIADPTPTLPILHALKQDESLYVRKSVANHLNDISKDHPDLVLDLASTWYGHHPHTDWIVRHASRSLLKKGHPKALALFGYVEQDAVHVEQLQLARDTIAVGEELEFSFDVVNESGQPQMLRIEYEIGYMKASGKQAPKRFKCSDKTYPAGRSKVATKQSFKVITTRRYYAGLHTLTIVVNGQPTASATFVLEE
- a CDS encoding sirohydrochlorin chelatase — protein: MKKPGVLIISHGSQEQTWVESVDDAVSRLNLPDDLPVEASFLELVEGRLIQDGINRLEAQSVTDILVVPLFVSSGSTHVDEIEYAIGAKEAPERETDLEPFQVTARVHFGYPVDNDPDIAVMVWDKVKSLSREPKQETILLVGHGSIHDGFRQRWETGISSLAQRVQDVSGVAHTDYALLNPESVYDKAKYWSQEQGTRVIVAPLFLSAGYFTMNVIPGRLKELDYAYSGETLLPHPLLGNWLERQIQLLLDKCNEGKALS
- a CDS encoding TetR/AcrR family transcriptional regulator; the protein is MDRRVLKTTKAIMEAFVGLLDEKDFEQMTINDIADRANVNRGTIYLHYTDKYDLLDRCIETYLQQLVDSCMIDHYPTPMTAKDALLRTFRYLEEHASIYTTLLTKKGIPAFRSKLMTIMIQGVEEQMDACGVQGGMSKEITIQFLASAAVGLIEWWIMNAMPYSAEDMVDQIIALLELHLSLPALVVQG